The Deltaproteobacteria bacterium genome has a segment encoding these proteins:
- a CDS encoding (Fe-S)-binding protein: MQAKATLFIQCIVDGLYPQVGQAMVRVLERLGVSLDYPKDQTCCGQPAFNSGYRQEARKAAERFIRIFESAECIVCPSGSCVSMVRNHYGDLFKNDRRWVVRARRVAERTFEFSEYLVDVLGFTDVGAAFAGRVTYHESCHLMRGIGVSRQPRTLIAHVKGIDFVEMHDADFCCGFGGAFSVKYPDISTAMLSEKVRNIEHSGAEVVVGCDMGCLMNIQGMLNRKKAAVKTMHIAELLDRSH; this comes from the coding sequence ATGCAAGCAAAAGCGACCCTTTTCATCCAGTGCATCGTCGACGGCCTCTACCCTCAGGTGGGCCAGGCCATGGTACGGGTTCTGGAAAGGCTGGGGGTTTCCCTGGACTATCCCAAGGACCAGACCTGCTGCGGTCAGCCGGCTTTCAACTCGGGATACCGGCAGGAGGCGCGCAAGGCGGCCGAACGGTTTATCCGCATCTTCGAATCGGCGGAATGCATCGTCTGTCCGTCGGGTTCGTGCGTGAGCATGGTGCGCAACCACTACGGCGATCTTTTTAAAAATGACCGCCGCTGGGTGGTGCGTGCCCGGCGCGTGGCGGAAAGGACCTTCGAGTTTTCCGAATACCTGGTGGATGTGCTGGGTTTCACGGATGTGGGGGCGGCCTTCGCCGGACGCGTCACCTACCATGAGTCCTGTCACCTCATGCGCGGCATCGGCGTCAGCCGTCAGCCGAGAACCCTGATTGCCCATGTGAAGGGGATCGATTTCGTGGAGATGCACGACGCCGACTTCTGCTGCGGTTTCGGGGGCGCCTTTTCCGTCAAATACCCGGACATCTCCACGGCCATGCTGAGCGAAAAGGTCCGCAATATCGAGCACTCTGGCGCCGAGGTCGTGGTTGGGTGCGACATGGGTTGCCTGATGAACATCCAGGGCATGTTGAACCGGAAGAAGGCCGCCGTCAAAACCATGCACATTGCAGAATTGCTGGATCGGTCCCACTAG
- a CDS encoding iron-sulfur cluster-binding protein, with translation MDITTEKYKAVARAGTENPVLQKALAGLQARFGRGTAQAYRELPEGPDLRLVAHDLRMDAVLHLDRLLAALAGKVRGNGGHVYFAQNGEEAVAYCLKVAAENKVKRVVKGKSMVTEEIRLNEALAASGIEAVETDLGEYIIQLAGETPSHIIAPAIHKSKEDVGRLFAEKLRIGYTDDPPTLTRAARKALREKFLSADMGISGCNLACAETGHITTVSNEGNIRMASTLPRIHMVFMGMERVAARLQDLDILLRLLCRGAAAQNMATYVSHISGPRGADNLDGPEQLHLVILDNGRSRMLADPEFREMLCCIRCAACLNICPVYGKIGGHAYGFAYSGPVGAVVTPLMTGINRAADLCQGETLCGACRDACPVNIDIPRMLLLLRAKLADGDSRWGVTRGSLMEKAAYMFWARLMQSRGLYDLAINAGSVFQRALPKNGGMLRFLPPPLNGWTRSRDMQPLADESFSRWWQKNREGDSHGNP, from the coding sequence ATGGATATCACCACAGAAAAATACAAAGCGGTTGCCAGGGCAGGCACGGAAAACCCGGTGCTGCAGAAGGCCTTGGCCGGCCTGCAGGCGCGGTTTGGCCGGGGAACGGCCCAGGCCTATCGCGAGCTGCCCGAAGGGCCAGACTTGCGACTGGTGGCCCATGACCTGCGCATGGACGCCGTTCTTCACCTCGACCGTCTGCTGGCCGCACTCGCCGGCAAGGTGCGCGGAAACGGCGGCCACGTTTATTTTGCCCAAAATGGGGAAGAAGCCGTGGCCTATTGCCTGAAAGTCGCTGCGGAAAACAAGGTAAAGCGGGTGGTCAAGGGCAAATCCATGGTCACCGAGGAGATCCGGCTGAACGAGGCGCTGGCGGCGTCCGGCATCGAAGCCGTGGAAACCGATCTGGGGGAGTACATCATCCAGCTGGCCGGTGAGACGCCTTCGCACATCATCGCTCCGGCCATTCATAAATCCAAAGAGGATGTCGGCCGCCTCTTTGCGGAAAAGCTGCGGATAGGCTACACCGACGACCCCCCCACCCTGACCCGGGCCGCAAGAAAGGCCCTGAGGGAAAAGTTTTTATCGGCGGATATGGGTATTTCCGGATGCAACCTGGCCTGCGCCGAAACCGGCCACATCACCACGGTGTCCAACGAGGGCAACATCCGCATGGCTTCGACCCTGCCGCGCATTCACATGGTTTTTATGGGCATGGAGCGGGTTGCCGCACGCCTGCAGGATCTCGACATCCTGCTGCGCTTGCTGTGCCGGGGGGCGGCGGCCCAGAATATGGCCACCTATGTCAGCCACATCAGCGGTCCGCGGGGGGCGGACAACCTGGATGGCCCGGAGCAGCTGCACCTGGTCATTCTTGACAACGGCCGCTCCCGGATGCTGGCCGATCCGGAATTCCGCGAGATGCTGTGCTGCATCCGCTGCGCCGCCTGCCTGAACATTTGCCCGGTGTATGGTAAAATAGGGGGCCACGCCTACGGATTCGCGTACTCGGGCCCGGTGGGAGCGGTGGTTACACCGTTGATGACCGGCATCAACCGTGCCGCCGACCTCTGCCAGGGGGAAACCCTCTGCGGGGCCTGCCGGGATGCCTGTCCGGTGAATATCGACATTCCGCGCATGCTCCTGTTGCTGCGCGCCAAGCTGGCGGACGGCGACTCCCGATGGGGGGTGACCCGCGGCAGTCTTATGGAAAAGGCGGCTTACATGTTCTGGGCGCGTCTCATGCAAAGCCGTGGACTCTACGACCTGGCCATCAACGCCGGCAGTGTTTTTCAACGGGCTCTTCCCAAAAACGGGGGCATGCTGCGATTTCTGCCGCCGCCGCTTAACGGCTGGACCAGAAGCCGCGACATGCAGCCTCTGGCCGACGAAAGCTTCTCGAGGTGGTGGCAAAAAAACCGGGAAGGGGATTCCCATGGCAACCCATAG